The genomic DNA TTCTTGGGGCAAAGTAGACAAAAAGCATCACTGGTGGCTGTGGGTGCTTGTATATGCTGGAGGTGTGCACCACAGTAATTAAGGCCAGGGCCTCTGGCTTCCTGAGGTTAGGAGCCAAAGTTCTGCTGAGAAACAGAGCCTGGAAAGGTTAAGGTGATATTACATGGTAGTCAAGGGGTAGCGCTAGGTCAGTATGTCCAACAACCTATGATCCTAATTCTTTTGGAGAAATGAAAAACTCTTGTGAGGACCAAATTATCAGACAAAACTGAACACTATGGTCACAAGTATGCTCAGGACAATATGCTGGTAGGTGGACAAGATATAGATAAGTATTTTCcctcaaaatttttcttttcatattttaatttagagaaataaaaatatacttttttggGGTTCTGGTAGCATGGATaagtattttgcttttaaaatttctttaggggtgcctgggtggctcagtccgttaagcatccgacttcaggctcaggtcatgatcccactgttcaggagttcgagccccgggtcaggctctgtgctgacactcagagcctggaacctgcttcggattctgtgtatccctctctttctgcccctcctcagctgcactctctctctctcaaaaataaacattttttaaaaattaaaaaaaataacatttaatattttaactgaaaattttacCACTACATCAGATTTAAATGAGCAAATTTTTTGAGCTAGTGATTCTTCTATGAATTTGTCCTGGTTAAATAACCACAAACCTGCTAAAAAATGTATCTATAAGTTCatcagagtatttttaaaataaaaaaaagaaaacaattcaatgtTCAACAAAGGATCAAATAATGTTAAGTTCATACAACTAAATACTAAACagcctttaaataaaatattactgacATGGAAAATCTCAAGATACATTGTTAAAAGTCTCCCCCTCTGATATAAACTCCATAagtttatctctgctatgttcaCTGATCTATCACCAATGCCTAGAATAATGCCCAGCATAGAAAAGGCactcagaatgaatgaaattttaaaaagagttacaggaacaaaatactgtaaaaaaaataataaaatatatgtatacataatatatctataaatacaTGCACATAAAGAGATTTACAAAATTTATAGAACAATAGAAAATAGACCAAAATATTTCCAGCAGTTTTTTCTGGATGGTgtgattttaagtgatttttttcttctctttctcctttatgtattttacaatttttcctttacttttataATCAAGGAGAAAAAGTGTAGGGCCAAGATGGAAACTTCTAAAGCCATGAACTCATTTCTAGAGGCTTCTCCTAGAATGTTCCTCACCCCTCTGTTCTCTGGCTCTGGCCTCTGTCCTTGAGGACGGGGAGGGGTCTTCTCTCTGAAACAGaaacattgtaaaataaatattataaaatgtttacagcTGTTCCTTGAGTGGAGTGGGAGCTCTTCACCAACAGGGTAAGGTCCACTGTGCCTAGCATACGAATTTATGCCAAATTAAACCAAATCCTAACCTTCGTTCTACTTGCAATGGTTTTTTCAACCGTATAGAAAGCCAGGGAGAAAATTCACGTATAAGATGTTCACCATATTGCACTATAGCCTACTCCTCTCACAGAGAGCCTGGCTCAGACTGGTTATGAACGCTAGCCAGACACCCTCTCTGAACCTGTGTAACATAGGGGTCATGGATACTAAAAATCCCAAATCCAAACCGAAACAGAGCTGAGATTCAGGGTCTCTCTGATCTAGCCCTGTTAACTTCAGCTTTACCTCCCATTATTCCTTGGTAAGTACTCTGCACTATGCTTTTTGCTTCTGGGTTTAGTCCCTACCATCATTCATCCCCAAAATACTAGACTAAGGGTTTGCTACCCATTAGGCACTAGGCAGGATATGACCAATACTAAGCCTGTGACAAACCCTACTCTTAAGGTACTTATGGTTTAAATGGGGGTACACCGATCACAATACAGCATGAGAAAGGACTTCTTGAATAGAGGTATCAACTACCTAGGGTGGAAGCATGGATGAGAGCAACTAATGTGGGGAAGAAGGGTCACTTCAAGGAGGGGGTAACTTCAGGCCTGCTCATTAAAGACAGATAGAAATTACTTGAGGAGGAGGGTGTTGAGCAGGCCCAGGGAGGGCAGAAGaggcaaagggaaaacaaatacaaaggcTCATGAATGTGCAAGGGTAAGTTCCTTTAAGAGAGGTCCAGTATGTCTAGGTACAGGGTATGCTGGGGTGAGGTGGGTTAAGAGAAGGTAAGAGATACCGCTGGGGAGCTTCGGGGTGTGTgagtgcatacatgtgtgtgcatgcatgcaccaGACTGAGACCAGCTCTCAGAACTTGTGTCTGTAGGAAGATCCACTTCAAACTCTGCAAAGCTTTCCAGacctcctgtctcctcctccctctatGCTTTATGTATCACTATTGCAGCAACCCCCTCCTTGCAAACTCTCCTGCTGGACACCCTGCTTCCAAAGCTGCTATTTCACAGCACTCTGCACACTTACAATTGTAATACCTTGTGTGCTGCCTAGCACACTGCCTGCCCACTGGCAGATGCTCAGTGTATTACAGACCAGTGAGTGGCAACTTgggcttcctcccttcctgaCAGACTGCCATCTGGATCCTAAGTGCCTCAAAACTGAGGGTAAGTACTTAATAAAGGGTGGGGCAAGAAGGTGCTGAATGGAAGAGAATTCCTGTCCAAAGTAAGGAGTGGGTGTAAGAGGCCTCACCTGGGGTCCTGCTGCCCAGTGCTGCCCCTGCCATAGAGGGGGATGACCTTATCTCGGCTGATGCCAGCTTTGCAAACTGGACACACCTGTCTGTTAGGTCTGGTCTCCAACCACtgcaatcaggaaagaaaaatgcatgaATGGTACAAGAAGCCCACCTCAGAGCAGTCAGGGTCAGAACAATATGGACCAGAGGCCTCAAACTGGAAACACCAGCACCAGCAGGGAACACTTCAAGGAGCCCAACTCCTGATTCCTACtcctggcactcaataaatatctaccAGTGGTGAAATCAAAATTGCTTTCAAACACCATCATAAATTAAACAGGCTTCCTCATGCATCATGATCTCTAGTGGCTCCCAGCAATATAGCAGGAAGGAACTGCAAGCCTGGAGCTGTGTCAAGGAGTCTGACTGACCCAGCTGGTATAACGAGCTTTAAAATCTCTGCATTCCTCAGTAGAccaactgtaaaaaataaatttttctctctgtgaTTTCTCATTTTTACGGCATTTCCTCAACAACTTTGTATCCCAGGCATCAACATCTGAACATAAGTTGGCCATTTTCTGGtgatttactatgtgccaaaagACAGACTTTGCTTATTATctaaatttgttgttttttaatttcattgatttttgcacTCAACTACTTCTTTCAATACTAAAAACACTAGAATTCTATTTTGGGTTTCCCAGGCTCTTTCACTAGTTGTAAAGCATTTTGCTTAAccttctctaaaacaaataaaaatgataagaaCATATTATCTGTAGTGTCTTCGTagacattaaataatttaatacatatatattttctcagaATTTATCTTAGAACATAAATTGTATCTTTAGATCCAATGATATAAAGTTTATTATATAAATGTGAATCTAAGATTTTGGGGCCAAGGAGAAAGCATTTAGTGATTTTATATCCCACTTCCTTTATCTTACTGTTGAAAGCTTCAAAACTTATGTGTTATGTGCTCTTTATAAATTTACAGAAGACATGTTCTACCAGGTTCCTCTGGAGTCAGAATGCACAGCTCCGAACATAGTGGGAATCCCTCTCTTGTTTCCTCCGCTCCTTCCTCCTACCTGAATTCTGAGGCTCTAGAGGTCTGGAACTTCTGTCCTCCCCCAGTGTTCCCAAGCCACCTACTACTATGGGGTTCTGCCAACAACCATGGGGACAGTCAGCACACAGTAATCATCCATAGCCAGTTGTAAATGCCAGGCCCTGCTCTGCCTCACCGAGCATGTGGCTGGGTCTTGGTGAATACTTACTAACTGGTTTTCATAATCATCTGAAGCTAGGAAAACAGATTTTCTCCCCTCTCACAAAAGCTCTCTGTTGAGACCAaaaaaatttccctctttttaacattttcatagtTGATATGTAGGAAATACTTTTTGTAGAGGccaaatctcaaaaataaacacctaaCATACTATCAAATCCAACCCAATCTACAGATGGAAAATTGTGAATCAGAGAGGTGGTGGCCTGCCAAGGCCACAAAGGCCATCAGTACAGTCAGGACCATCCCAGGTACTCCACTGACCCCTTCATCGGTAGGCAGATGTATAAAGAGGGTTGGGGGTAAAGCAAGcaaatgaacccacaaacagggGAGATTGCACCTTCTGACGGTAGTCTCCTGAGACTAGGGGTGTCTTGTGCAACCATAGCTGATGAAagacaaagtaaaatgaaatgcatCTTACCTGATGTAAACATGGCCAACTGCCAGAGTCCCCAGGGCACCAGTcatcaaggagaaagagaatgggggtaaagagagaaaaatgcttTCATTAGCAGAGACACTGAGGGTGGGAGGAGTTTAAAACTGGGACACAAGGTGGAACTGTGGAGTACTGCAATCCCACCGAGTGTCTGTGGGGAATCACTAGTATCAGAAATTAGAAAAGATTGGGCTAAAATCACAGGAAAAATGAGGCAATACAGACAAGACCCCAGTCTCTACCCTTGGGATCCTACTTGTGAAGGACCTCCAGGTCCCAGACCATCCCAGACTCAGCTTCTCTACAAGTCAACCTTTGAGAGGTTGTGGCATCTGAAGGAATCCAATAAAAGCTAAAGACCCtttgtacagaaaaaaattcatggaGGCATTctcatatatacatgcatacctAAGTCTCACAATGTGTGACTCTAAATCTGGTTTAACAAAATCCTCAGGCTGTCCTCAACCCTGAGTGCTCTGCTGGCAGGAGGTATCTTATAAATTCAAATCTACTATAAAAACATCTTTAAGTAATAAAAAGCATGGGGATGCTGCTTGGCAGAAAGGGCTACCTTCAGCTTATATGAGCTGCACTACAATGAATTGCTGCCCAGtctctcatttttcaaatgaggaaaccaaactCAGAAACATGAAATGACTTACCTACGGCACCAGGACTAAAAAGTAAGCCTACTGACTATTCTATCACCCAGCACTAGGTGCAAAACAAGACATTTACAGAATTGAAGGAAAAATACTCTAACTCcagatttttcactttttctctcttgatTCATTCATCCAACTAAAAATATCCACTGCACACCTATGAGCCAGGAGAGTGGAAAATATGGACATGGTTTCTGTCCCTCATAAAACATGACTCCTCTAGCCGAGTAAAATTTGGACTCAGAAGATAATTCCTTTCCCAGTTCCTGAACCAGTTTAGCCTCACAATCCAGATATGCAATCTCACTGGATATAACAGACACATCTGACATCTGACTCCCACATTAACCTTGCAGTACCATTCCAAACTGAGCCTAAGGCACCTCAAATCATGGCAGATCTCCCCTAGCAACTTCCCTTAAAGGCTGTGGGGGAGAAGTGAAAGTAACTTTCCTTTAGGGGAAAGTTCAGAATTATAACAAAGATGGTGATCACTTCCATTTATTAAGCAACTATTGTGTGCCAGGCTGTGGCTGACaagcttttcatttattaatattactGGAGGGTCATATTAACCTATGACAAAGTATAATTATCTCTTCattgcacagatgagaaaactgaagtacaGAGAGGCTGGTAGATTTGCTCAGGGAAAAACCACTCTAATTGGAAGCATCTGTTTCATTTTAGAGTCTGTGTTCTTTCCAATGGTACCTTCATTTAGTTCTTAATTATGACACTCATTTCAAGTCCTGGTTATATGATTCCCCAGAGAATATCCAATTTCTAGGAGACAATAGTTTCTGCATAAAACTTAATGATTAGGGCAAGAGCTACCAGAACAAAATCTGCCCCATTCTATTTATTCACCAATAAATTTATCTTTGTCACTGCTGCCAACTTAAACTCCCTTAAATACTGCTTAAACGTCCCTTTCTTCACACCACTTCCCTGCTCAAAAATATCCCACAGCTTTATGTCCTCAATCAAATCTGGGTTTGATAATCTGGCCCAACCCTCCCTTAACCACTCTTGTTTCCTAacacttcccagcctcccatCCAGGGTGCTATTTGAGGTATACAGCAGCCTCGGGGTCTCAAGGTCTCATATCTAAGAGTGCATATGTCCATCCCTAGAAAACACCTGCATTGGAGGGCACATATTCTTTGCCTTATCTGTCATTCTTACCCCTCCAGTTACTCCAATTCACTCTTCCAGGTCAAGTTCAAAATcaagagagaagaataaaatctCAATATTTACCCAGAATCTCAGAGCCAGGAGGGGGTTCTATAACGATGGAGGCCAGAATGAAACTAACCCTGCCACTTCATTTTGATACATGTAAAATATAGCAACAATTATTAGGATCATCTATTAGGATCAACACTAATACATAGTATTTACTGTGTGCCTCATGTTCTTCTaagctttttatgtatttagagtCATTTGATGCTCACAAACAACCCTGTAAAATGAGACAAGAGTGTGTGTAAgcatcttgcccaaggtcatccagTAGGAAAGTAGCAGAGTCAGGATTCAGAACAAGGAAGTCTGATTCTACTGTCCTTGCTCATAACCACTGTACATACTGCTTCTTTGCTCAGCACAGCAAGTGGCACACAGTAACTGCTCACTAACTGGTGAGTGTTTTCATTTCAGAGGTGGGGGTACAGAGTCCAGAGTCGGGAcatgatttgcccaaggccactcagCTCATCAGCAACAGAACTGGCATAAGAACCCAGGCCTCCTGCTTCTTGGGCCTGATTGTATCAGGAGATCCAAAGTGGGTGGGAAACCCTTGTTCCAAAGCTGCCCAGGGCCACAGGCTTTCAAAACTTAGCAGTGTGTCTTCTGGGGTGGTGACAGGGATACTGACCAGAAGAGGTGGCCACACAGGCTGATGACGGCGTCCTTGGCTGTGTCCAGGCAGATGTTGCACTCGAAGGTGCTGTCCTGCCCTCCACTCTCACCAGCACCATTGCTGCTACCACTGGGCCCCCCTGCACTGGAGTTCTCAGGGGATGCAGAGGCCGAGGGCCCCTTGCTTGCCATCTTTGGCTGTCAGAAACGGAGTGAAGATTCTCCCCAGGAAAATCCTGAAAGACAGAGAGTCCTTGATTGCCCATTTCTACAGCCCACTCTCCCTAGATTCCATAGCAATACCTCCATTGTTTCTCAGTTCTGAAGTTCAGATTATGACTGGACCCCTAAACAGACTTCGCAGAGGCTACAGAGGATGACACTCATGGGGCACCACCCAGAGAACAATGACTCAGATACTTCATGAACATGGACTAGAATGTACCACACAAATACGCTGCACAAATACACAGCATCCTCCTTCCAGATGGTTCTCCAGAGGAACTGACAACCTTTCCCACATGACCCTACATTCTCCCAGGATAACCAATCCAGGTAACAAATATGTGCTCGATAAAACTGAATGTGCACAGGCTGTCCTTTAACTTTAGACAGCAACTATATTGGCGGGTGAATCGGGTTAGGCCAGAAAAGTTGTGACTGGTATATGCCAGAATATAAGTGTAACTGTGAAAGGTTAGGAAGCTAAGAAGAACCAGAAGGGCCATTCAGCCCAATGTCTTTGAAAATCTTTTGCATTCTGCCTTCTATCGGGTTAAAATACTAtctaatttggggtgcctgggtggctcagtcggttaagcgtccgacttgggctcaggtcatgatctcgtggtttgtgggttcgagccctgtgttgggctctgtgctgacagctcagagcctggagcctgcttcagattctgtgtctcctcccttctctgcccctcccatgctcatgctgtctctctctgtccaaataaacgtttaaaaagaatttttttaaaatactactaCTTTATTTGGTCTAAATCTATCAACTCTTTAGactcaatacattaaaaaattttttttaatgtttatttatttttgagacagagagagacagagcatgaatgggagggtcagagagagagagggagacacagaatctgaaacaggctccaggctccgagctgtcagcacagagcccgatgcggggctcgaacccatggaccgcgagatcatgacctgggctgaagtcggacgctcaactgactgagccacccaggcgcccctagactcaatacatttaaagaagagatttgTGTCACTGCTGTACATGGAAAACCAGTATTAGTTACCATAAGTGAAAGATAACTACAAACATAATGATAGAAAAGCTGTTTATCCGCATACTGAGATCATCTGGCACATACAATGTGTTGGGCAAACTTGATCTGGTCCAATCTCTTTAGGAAACTGCACCCCAAGACCTGTCCTCTAACTGATGAATATGGAGCTAAGACCGGGACTCATGACACCCAGTCTGTATTCAAACCATTGTACCACCATAGATTAAGCTGGCCAACAAATGCTAGGAGAAAGACACTATTGTTCAACACTGCCTCCAAATAAAAGAACCTGCCAGAAGCTGAACACAAAGAAGGACAAAACCAACACCAACCATACCCAGAAATTCTGGGTATAGATTAAGAATCTGTCAAGAGCCTGGTCCAGCCACCCTCACCACCCTAGAAATTCTAAGTAGCAGATGCTAGCTGGTAATCATAGCCAGAAAACCAGCAGCTTGGATGCTGACTTCAGTTGAGCCTCCAGCTTTCTAGGTGTTTTGGGAacctcccttctcctctgtggccagttttttcatctgtaaactgaggCACTGGACTACATTGTCTCCTAGTTgtttccttccagctctaagaCTGCCATCCCAGGTCATCTCATCCACTCTCTCCAAAGCAGGCAGCCCCACCACAAGTCTGGGACTCACCACTGGAGTACCAGAAGACTGTTCTGATTCCAGCTTCCAAAGTTCAAAGAGATGTAAAGACCAAAAAGCCAGTCTTCTCAGACCAAGAAGCCTTCCTACACACCACCAACTTAGAACTCCGGACTCACAAGCACCCTCCTCACGACAGCAGCTCAGTGACTTGAGCAGGGAGAGGAAACCAGCTCACCACCACTTTTTCACATAGTTACATCATTTTACATAATGTCCCAGAAGGGCAGCTGGCTGCTGGCAGCACCAGTGCCTCACTGGCCTCAGCTCCAAGTCCTTCCCCCTGACCCAGTGCTTCTTTCTCTCCATATACAAGTGTTCTCTCCTTCTTAGGATGGAGCGTGCTTCTGAGGGCCATGTTATGGCCTTCACATGTCGTTTCAGCTCAAGtacctgacaggtgtgagtttctttaaaatatatttaccttttaaaattaagaactgtGTATACAGAAGTAGAAAGACAATCATAAAGTCAGGTTCACTGATCAATCTTAATGATAGTCTCCTGCTGTGATGCAATAGGAAGTACATATCACCAACAACGAAAAACTCTTAATACATAGACTCTAATcatatctctaaaataaattaccCACTTACAGAAAATATGGGGCATAGATGCATGTGTTTAACAACTCCAGGAGGATGCAATCAgcaaatccagaatgtgggacCTTTCATAGGGCAAATAATCCAagttctccaaaaaataaatagcataagTGGGGCATGGAATTCTAGATTGAAACTTGAGACATATCTGCCACTGGAACTGTGTGGATCTCACTGGAACCAGGTTCAAACAAACCAACTGTAAAAAGACATTTGTGAGATGACTGTCAAAAATTAGATTTAGGCTGGATATTAGTGgtattaaggaattattattaattttattgagtaTGATAATGGTATTgcataatttagaaaatactcATCTGCTAGAAATCCACACTTAAGTATTTATGATGGAATGATATTTGGGATTGGCTTTAAAATACTCCAGGAGGAGAagtgaaaatggagagaaaagatgaacagGGAAGGTGATGGTTGTTGGAGCTGGATGATGAATGGCGATTTATTCCATTAGCTTATTTTTGTGTCCTTATAAACTTCCATAATAAAAGGTATTTTTAGAAACATGTTAGATTGCAGAAGAGTATGTGCCTGAACTTATTTgggtaaaaacaaaatacataaatgaatacacacacacatacacacaaatatatgcaaAGAAAATGCCTAAAAGGCACAAACTAAACTATTGACAATTATTTCTCGGATCAGGGGCTGGGGAACTTTTGAGTTTCATATTCTTATTCTGATTTAATGTTTTATGACAAACAGGTATTACCTTtatagtaacatttaaaaaattggggttgcctgggtgggtcagttggttaaatgtctgaccacggttcacgggttcaagccccatgttgggctctgtgctgatagctcagagcctggagcctgcttcagattgtgtctccctctctctttctctgcctctccccccgcttcaaaaataaacatcaaaaaaaaattttttttaaagaaattgtaaaatgtatgtgtaatattacatttgttacaataatgatattattataaaatgtcttttaaagtgTGGAAAAACATACCAAACTGTTAATAGTGACTATCTGCATTGGTGGGAGCTTAGAGGTAGTGATTTATACTTTCTAAGTCCCCCACATTTACAAAACTgacatttttacatgtattaatttttaaatgagacacaagaccaacagtacattaaaaaaaaaaaaaaaaaaaaaagaacactttccaATCTTCTAGTTTCCTCCAATCCTGAAAAGTTCTGAGTTCCAAGTCCTGACTACACCACTCTGGGTAGATACCTTGAAGGCCACAATCTCTGTTTTCACCTGAAAAGTGAGGGTGTCATGCCTCCTACAAAGGGCTGTGAAGGTGACCCTATGAGATAACACAGTGACCCAGAGGGCCCAGCAAGGTAGGATGTTGCTACTGGGGAGATGTATATAGACACCTCTTACCCTGGTCCATTACCTCTCTGCTCCCTGAACCCAACAAGGCTCTGCATGGCTCCTATTCCTTAGGGATATAAGGCTTGAGGGGACAGTCAGGACCAAGGTAGGTGTTGGAGTGGGAATGGTCAGGAGACAGTTAACAGGACAGACAGCTCAGTGTGTAGGCAGTGGCAGGCCTGCAGCAGGTCAGGCATTGGGATACGGCTGCACATTCCAACTCCAAGCAGACTACATCACTCTCATGTTAATTCTTAGTAGACTGACCACATGGTCGCTACTCAGGCTCTAAAGCTTCCTCCtagtaggcactcaaatatttgctgagtgagtgGGTGCAGGCATGTGTGATTGGTTTTGGTCAACTCCCAGGCCAGCTGCTCATAAACCTCTCTTTGCAATAAATACATCCTGGGCCCCAGAGTCACACACCTATTCCCAGAGACCTCTCCACACCTCCTTTCTACCCTCCTGTACAGGAACCTCACCATACCAAGGCGACATGGCAGAGATGAGCAGCCTTCCCTGGGGACTGTCCACTAAACACCTGCAGAACAACAGAATGTGGCCACAGCTTTATGGGCCCAGGAATGGGACAGTGGCTCAGAGGACAAAGGGTCCTGGTTGGCTCAGGAAGTGGACAGAGTAAAAGGAAGGCAGGCCCTTAGCATGTCTGAGCTGCCATCTTACTCAAACTTTCTTCTGGT from Prionailurus viverrinus isolate Anna chromosome D3, UM_Priviv_1.0, whole genome shotgun sequence includes the following:
- the RNF185 gene encoding E3 ubiquitin-protein ligase RNF185, which gives rise to MASKGPSASASPENSSAGGPSGSSNGAGESGGQDSTFECNICLDTAKDAVISLCGHLFCWPCLHQWLETRPNRQVCPVCKAGISRDKVIPLYGRGSTGQQDPREKTPPRPQGQRPEPENRGGFQGFGFGDGGFQMSFGIGAFPFGIFATAFNINDGRPPPAVPGTPQYVDEQFLSRLFLFVALVIMFWLLIA